One region of Bdellovibrio bacteriovorus genomic DNA includes:
- a CDS encoding TlyA family RNA methyltransferase, which yields MSEKQRLDVYLVEKGLAQSRTHAQELIEAGQVFLVEGTQRRVLKKASQSVSTENSVIVEAGPANRFVSRGGLKLEGALQHVKLSTKDLNVLDVGISTGGFTDCLLQSGAKFILGVDVGHGQVHSSLLKNPKLKVCEGVNARGLSKETSVLQYVPKEKFDLIVMDVSFISISLIIPELSSFLNSQGALLSLVKPQFEVGVEGLGKGGIVKDERLYAEVEKKIREVCAQSSFEVLDYFPSPIEGKDGNREFFIYCRHLNRI from the coding sequence ATGTCTGAAAAGCAGCGCCTGGATGTCTATCTTGTTGAAAAGGGATTGGCCCAGTCGCGCACCCACGCACAAGAATTGATTGAAGCAGGACAAGTTTTTCTTGTTGAGGGAACTCAACGACGCGTCTTAAAAAAAGCCAGTCAGTCTGTTTCTACTGAAAACTCCGTCATCGTTGAAGCCGGTCCCGCGAATAGATTTGTGTCTCGAGGTGGGTTGAAGCTTGAAGGGGCTTTGCAGCATGTGAAGCTTTCCACTAAAGATTTAAATGTTTTAGACGTTGGAATTTCGACGGGGGGATTTACAGATTGCCTTCTTCAGTCGGGTGCCAAGTTTATCCTTGGTGTTGACGTCGGACACGGACAAGTTCACAGCAGCCTTTTAAAAAATCCAAAACTTAAAGTCTGCGAGGGCGTCAATGCTCGTGGTCTTTCCAAAGAAACTTCGGTTCTTCAGTATGTCCCTAAAGAAAAATTTGATCTAATTGTGATGGACGTTTCGTTCATATCGATCAGCTTGATAATTCCAGAACTTTCTTCTTTCCTAAACTCTCAAGGCGCATTGCTGAGCTTAGTAAAACCCCAGTTTGAAGTGGGCGTTGAAGGCCTGGGTAAGGGCGGCATAGTTAAAGACGAAAGGCTTTATGCCGAAGTGGAAAAGAAAATTCGCGAAGTTTGCGCACAAAGTTCGTTTGAAGTCCTGGATTATTTCCCTTCACCCATCGAAGGCAAAGATGGAAACCGTGAGTTCTTCATTTATTGTCGTCATTTAAATAGAATCTGA